The Blautia hydrogenotrophica DSM 10507 genome window below encodes:
- a CDS encoding HD domain-containing protein, giving the protein MDCLQKIWEHPLYQEHYRKLQKLERERELCCHTLEHFLDVARLTYIYALEEGLSVSRKVIYAAGLLHDIGKDLQYTDGIPHEESSAQIAARILPDCEVSREEQEIIVDLILTHRKKKKACKARLNELFYKADKGSRNCLICPASSQCSWSDEKKNLKIHY; this is encoded by the coding sequence ATGGATTGCCTTCAGAAAATTTGGGAACATCCGTTGTACCAGGAGCACTATAGAAAGCTTCAAAAGCTGGAGAGAGAGAGGGAGCTTTGTTGTCACACCTTAGAGCACTTTTTGGATGTGGCGAGGCTGACGTATATCTATGCCTTGGAGGAAGGGCTTTCTGTATCCAGAAAGGTGATCTACGCGGCAGGGTTGCTTCACGATATTGGGAAGGACCTTCAGTATACTGATGGAATTCCTCATGAGGAGAGCAGTGCGCAAATTGCAGCGCGTATTTTGCCGGACTGTGAGGTTTCTCGAGAAGAGCAGGAGATCATAGTAGATTTGATACTTACACACCGCAAGAAAAAAAAGGCGTGCAAGGCGAGGTTGAATGAGTTGTTTTATAAGGCAGACAAAGGTTCTAGGAACTGCCTAATCTGTCCGGCAAGCTCGCAGTGCAGTTGGTCGGATGAAAAAAAGAATTTAAAGATACATTATTAG
- the folE gene encoding GTP cyclohydrolase I FolE, with protein MVDKQKVEQAVRLYLEGIGEDVNREGLLDTPSRIARMCEEIYGGLDQDPGVYLEKQFTVDSNEMVIEKDITFYSTCEHHLLPFFGKAHIAYIPNEKVTGLSKLARAVEVYARRPQIQEKMTVQIADALEKYLNPKGVMVMLEAEHTCMTMRGIKKPGTKTVTSVTRGEFKGNYELQKMFLQMVKD; from the coding sequence TTGGTTGACAAACAGAAGGTAGAACAGGCAGTCCGCCTGTACCTGGAAGGAATTGGAGAAGATGTAAACCGTGAGGGTCTGCTGGACACCCCATCCCGCATTGCCCGCATGTGTGAGGAAATATACGGAGGTCTGGACCAGGACCCGGGAGTCTACCTGGAAAAACAGTTTACAGTAGACAGCAATGAAATGGTGATCGAGAAGGATATTACTTTTTACTCCACCTGTGAGCATCATTTGCTGCCGTTTTTTGGAAAGGCGCACATCGCCTACATTCCGAATGAGAAAGTGACAGGCTTAAGCAAACTGGCGAGAGCTGTGGAGGTATACGCTAGAAGACCACAGATACAGGAAAAGATGACCGTGCAGATTGCGGATGCGCTGGAGAAATACCTGAATCCAAAGGGTGTGATGGTTATGCTGGAAGCAGAACACACCTGTATGACTATGAGAGGAATCAAAAAGCCAGGGACGAAGACTGTGACCAGTGTCACCAGGGGAGAATTCAAAGGAAACTATGAATTGCAGAAGATGTTTTTGCAGATGGTAAAAGACTAA
- the folP gene encoding dihydropteroate synthase, with protein sequence MKIGNREFDVNHKTYIMGILNVTPDSFSDGGKWNQKDAALAHVESMLQDGADIIDVGGESTRPGFAQVDAQEEASRVLPMIEEIRRRFDVPISVDTYKASVAEQAIQAGADLVNDVWGLKKDPAMAGVIAKHGVACCLMHNKKEAVYDNFLVDMLHETQECVNLARAAGVQADRIIVDPGVGFGKDYEMNLLTIRRLDLFRELGYPVLLGTSRKSVIGLTLDLPTSERVEGTLATTVMGVMSGCAFVRVHDIKENKRAIMMTEAILGK encoded by the coding sequence ATGAAAATTGGAAACCGTGAATTCGATGTGAATCATAAAACCTATATCATGGGAATTTTAAATGTGACACCGGATTCTTTTTCAGATGGTGGAAAATGGAATCAGAAGGACGCGGCGCTGGCTCATGTAGAGAGCATGCTTCAAGACGGCGCGGATATCATCGATGTGGGTGGGGAATCAACCCGTCCAGGGTTCGCGCAGGTGGACGCCCAGGAGGAGGCATCCAGAGTTCTGCCGATGATAGAGGAAATCCGCAGACGTTTTGATGTGCCGATCTCTGTGGACACGTATAAGGCTTCGGTCGCCGAGCAGGCAATCCAGGCAGGGGCGGATTTGGTCAACGATGTCTGGGGGCTGAAAAAGGACCCTGCTATGGCAGGTGTGATTGCGAAGCATGGAGTCGCCTGCTGCCTGATGCACAATAAAAAGGAAGCGGTGTACGACAATTTCCTGGTAGATATGCTCCATGAGACCCAGGAATGTGTAAATCTGGCAAGGGCTGCGGGGGTTCAAGCAGACAGAATCATTGTGGACCCCGGCGTGGGCTTTGGAAAGGACTATGAGATGAACCTTCTCACAATCCGCAGGTTAGATCTCTTTCGGGAGCTGGGATATCCGGTTCTTCTAGGTACGTCCAGGAAATCGGTGATTGGCCTTACATTGGATTTACCCACTTCTGAGCGAGTGGAGGGAACGCTGGCCACGACAGTGATGGGAGTGATGAGCGGCTGTGCTTTTGTCAGAGTCCACGATATCAAAGAGAACAAACGGGCGATCATGATGACGGAAGCGATTCTGGGAAAATAG